A region of Ochotona princeps isolate mOchPri1 chromosome 9, mOchPri1.hap1, whole genome shotgun sequence DNA encodes the following proteins:
- the C9H8orf76 gene encoding uncharacterized protein C8orf76 homolog, which translates to MESGCWLFGGEFEDSVFEERPERRLGPPAPYRAKRCEPQWFCEETESSDDVEALSTKKFRGDLAYRRREYEAALQEYSSIAEKLSLTNFAMQRDVWEGQARCLARLGRHEEALAVATCLENKATNTDHLTTVLYLQFAIFSSWQDVERTVFCLQKLISLHPFNPWNWGRLAEAYLRLGLALTTSFASSQKQNSFPSGAEMVGSPSLHSGRGGLLCSPETLPGTSVLAKEAGSSHSQEKEPATGNSPHCVAEKREAALRDMQMKACASFIRTRLLLQLTQSQQTSFALEKNLRTQREIEDRMRGFSFKEDALLLMAEVMGEDIVPEKIKEELHSEVKSVGPAALTAWEAASPEEFEARWFHRIREQLWPATVSSACTSTPRPSGPVRREMEGSWFASDGIPWYSQDTED; encoded by the exons ATGGAGTCTGGCTGCTGGTTGTTCGGCGGCGAGTTCGAGGATTCGGTGTTCGAAGAGAGACCGGAGCGGAGGCTCGGGCCGCCCGCGCCCTACCGCGCTAAGCGCTGCGAGCCGCAG TGGTTCTGCGAAGAAACAGAGAGCAGTGATGATGTGGAGGCCCTGAGTACTAAGAAGTTCCGAGGGGACCTGGCCTACCGCCGCCGTGAATATGAG GCAGCACTGCAGGAGTATTCCAGCATCGCGGAAAAATTGTCACTGACCAACTTTGCCATGCAGAGGGATGTCTGGGAAGGCCAGGCCCGCTGTCTGGCTCGGCTTGGGCGGCACGAGGAAGCGCTGGCGGTGGCCACCTGCCTG gAAAATAAAGCCACCAACACAGACCATTTAACCACCGTGCTGTACCTACAATTTGCTATATTCTCCAGTTGGCAGGACGTGGAGAGGACAGTTTTCTGCTTGCAGAAACTGATTTCTTTGCATCCTTTCAATCCCTGGAACTGGGGCAGGCTGGCAGAGGCGTACCTGCGTCTGGGGCTAGCTCTCACCACATCCTTTGCGTcatctcagaagcagaacagcttcCCCTCAGGTGCCGAGATGGTCGGCTCCCCCTCTCTGCACTCAGGCAGAGGGGGCCTTTTGTGTTCGCCTGAAACCTTGCCTGGGACCTCTGTGTTGGCCAAGGAAGCAGGTAGCAGTCACAGCCAGGAAAAGGAGCCGGCGACGGGGAACAGTCCACACTGTgtagcagagaagagagaggcagCACTGAGAGACATGCAGATGAAGGCCTGCGCCTCTTTTATACGAACCAG GCTTTTGCTTCAGCTTACACAGTCACAGCAAACATCATTTGCTTTGGAGAAGAACCTAAGGACTCAGCGGGAAATTGAAGACAGAATGAGAGGGTTCAGCTTCAAAGAAGACGCGTTGCTGCTGATGGCTGAG GTCATGGGAGAAGACATAGTTCCAGAAAAAATCAAGGAGGAGCTTCACTCAGAGGTGAAGAGTGTCGGGCCCGCGGCCCTAACTGCCTGGGAGGCTGCCTCTCCTGAGGAGTTCGAAGCCAGGTGGTTCCACAGGATCAGAGAGCAGCTCTGGCCTGCCACAGTCAGCTCGGCGTGCACATCCACACCTCGGCCTAGCGGGCCTGTccgcagggagatggaagggtcCTGGTTTGCTTCAGATGGGATCCCCTGGTACTCACAGGACACAGAGGATTAA